The following are encoded in a window of Xyrauchen texanus isolate HMW12.3.18 chromosome 42, RBS_HiC_50CHRs, whole genome shotgun sequence genomic DNA:
- the LOC127634870 gene encoding atypical chemokine receptor 4-like: protein MGIPFYDHIDEYDNSSNHSFDDDDDDNFTDYHTVCDKQEIRSFAGVFLPVVYTLALILGLAGNSLVIFVYLSHKRLRTMTDVFILNLAFADLLLLLTLPFWAADAVNGWEIGIAACKITSALYTTNFSCSMLLLACISIDRYRALARGSTAVHAPGRNNANRQRIIVCLLVWALAILLGLPDMVFYTVRQHSGGRNACRAVYPHSMARATKATLEILEVSLSFLLPLLVMLFCYCRVGVALSHAATAGVQGRRRWRAFRVLIAVVGVFLLTQLPYNVFKLVRALDVIYMLVTECEVSKNLDRANQITESLALTHCCLNPVLYVFIGSSFKMHVLKLAKRCGQTGRDYRHGNEQPTVEISLKSGERSNAHSSSDNKGTSTFTI, encoded by the coding sequence ATGGGCATCCCTTTTTATGACCATATTGACGAATATGACAACAGTTCCAACCACAGTttcgatgatgatgatgacgacaaCTTTACAGACTACCACACGGTCTGCGACAAACAAGAGATCCGGTCCTTTGCCGGGGTCTTTTTGCCTGTGGTCTACACCCTAGCACTGATCCTGGGTCTGGCAGGGAATTCGCTGGTCATCTTTGTGTACCTTTCCCACAAGCGTTTACGAACCATGACAGACGTCTTCATCCTCAACTTGGCCTTCGCAGATCTCCTCCTCCTCCTAACATTGCCATTCTGGGCTGCAGATGCAGTGAACGGCTGGGAAATTGGCATAGCCGCCTGCAAGATCACCTCCGCCCTCTATACTACTAACTTCAGTTGCAGCATGCTGCTGCTGGCCTGTATTAGCATTGACCGTTATCGTGCACTAGCTAGAGGTTCCACTGCTGTCCATGCTCCAGGCAGGAACAATGCCAACAGGCAGAGGATAATAGTGTGCCTCCTGGTTTGGGCATTGGCCATTTTGTTAGGGTTGCCTGATATGGTGTTCTATACAGTAAGACAACATTCTGGAGGGCGAAACGCCTGCAGGGCGGTTTATCCACACAGCATGGCACGGGCAACTAAAGCCACTCTGGAAATTTTGGAGGTGTCGCTGAGCTTCCTTCTGCCTCTCCTAGTGATGTTGTTCTGTTATTGCAGAGTGGGCGTGGCATTGAGTCATGCTGCTACAGCAGGGGTACAAGgcaggaggagatggcgggcgttTCGGGTGTTGATAGCAGTAGTGGGGGTGTTCCTGTTGACCCAGCTGCCGTACAATGTGTTCAAACTGGTTCGAGCTCTGGATGTGATCTACATGTTGGTAACGGAATGTGAGGTGAGCAAAAATTTGGATCGAGCCAATCAAATCACGGAGAGCCTGGCTCTCACACACTGCTGTCTAAATCCAGTGCTTTACGTCTTTATCGGATCGTCCTTCAAAATGCATGTGCTAAAGCTTGCCAAGCGCTGTGGTCAGACAGGAAGAGATTATCGCCACGGCAATGAGCAGCCCACCGTGGAGATCTCCCTTAAGTCAGGCGAACGAAGTAATGCTCACTCTTCCTCGGACAATAAAGGCACAAGTACGTTCACCATATGA